A window of the Listeria swaminathanii genome harbors these coding sequences:
- a CDS encoding AI-2E family transporter — protein sequence MKGSFTKFKQFFIENKFVLGLLIFLLVALDIYVLTKISFIFDPLMVILKTVAAPIILAGISYYLFNPIIDWLEKHKWKRGWAIALLYLVIIGLIILLFSFVIPAVKDQIVSLFKSFPGYWDQITQKFDEFSRSSLFDQIKDKLNTNMSDIMKTVSTKGTSVINSAISSIGSIVGTVTEVVLAIVTTPLVLFYLLKDGKKLPDFLLKMLPVNGRAHTRQVLGEANHQISSYIRGQIIVSLCIGILLFIGYLIIGLPYALTLAIIAACTSIVPYLGPAIAITPAIIIAIVTSPWLLIKLIIVWCVVQLLEGKFISPQVMGKTLKVHPITILFVILVAGNLFGVLGVIFAVPGYAVLKVIVTHVFIWFKRVSGLYGEQPESEFVAPPAEEKE from the coding sequence GTGAAGGGTTCATTCACAAAATTTAAACAATTTTTTATTGAGAACAAGTTTGTGCTGGGGTTACTAATTTTTCTATTAGTAGCGCTTGATATTTACGTGCTAACGAAGATTTCCTTTATTTTTGATCCACTAATGGTCATTCTTAAAACCGTTGCAGCACCAATCATTTTAGCGGGGATTTCTTACTATTTGTTTAATCCAATAATTGATTGGTTGGAAAAACATAAGTGGAAGCGTGGCTGGGCAATTGCCTTGTTATACTTAGTGATTATTGGTTTAATCATTCTACTATTTAGCTTTGTCATTCCGGCTGTTAAGGATCAGATTGTTAGCTTGTTCAAATCATTCCCAGGCTATTGGGATCAAATTACACAGAAATTTGACGAGTTCAGTCGTTCGAGCCTATTTGATCAAATCAAAGATAAATTAAACACCAACATGAGCGATATTATGAAAACTGTTTCCACAAAAGGAACGTCCGTGATAAACAGCGCTATTTCAAGTATTGGCAGCATTGTTGGGACAGTTACAGAGGTCGTTTTAGCAATCGTAACGACACCGCTTGTTTTATTCTACTTACTAAAAGATGGGAAAAAATTACCAGACTTCCTACTTAAAATGCTACCAGTAAATGGTCGTGCGCATACTCGCCAAGTGCTTGGTGAAGCAAACCACCAAATTAGTTCATACATTCGTGGACAAATTATCGTTAGCTTATGTATTGGTATTCTGTTATTTATCGGTTATTTAATTATCGGTTTACCATATGCATTAACGCTTGCTATTATTGCAGCTTGTACAAGTATTGTTCCTTACCTAGGGCCAGCAATTGCGATTACACCAGCTATTATTATCGCGATTGTTACATCTCCTTGGTTACTAATTAAACTAATTATTGTATGGTGCGTTGTTCAATTACTAGAAGGTAAATTCATTTCACCTCAAGTAATGGGTAAAACATTAAAAGTACATCCAATCACCATTTTATTCGTAATTTTAGTAGCCGGAAATCTATTCGGTGTTCTAGGTGTTATCTTCGCAGTACCAGGTTATGCGGTACTTAAAGTAATCGTGACGCATGTATTCATTTGGTTCAAACGAGTCTCCGGGCTATACGGTGAGCAGCCTGAAAGTGAATTTGTGGCACCACCAGCGGAAGAAAAAGAATAA
- a CDS encoding WxL domain-containing protein produces the protein MIIKKTLIVGLIGISSVTLFAPAAFAVTSEGDSKASIMFEAGTGVVDPVDPEDPTKPIDPLDPSNPTDPGTGNTGSLTMDYVSSVNFGQHEVATTEQSYSSTSRKPFIQVSDRRGTGAGWKVTATATAFQNEDGAASLSGAKLSFKNGETASASTTTSTPTAAQTVELPTDGTSIVNVVSAKASEGMGTWINRWFGATPNDAASLNDNVQLTIPAGSATLGDHEATITWTLSDAPGV, from the coding sequence ATGATTATCAAAAAAACATTAATTGTAGGATTAATTGGCATAAGTTCAGTCACACTTTTTGCACCAGCTGCTTTTGCAGTAACTTCTGAGGGGGATTCAAAAGCTTCGATTATGTTTGAAGCAGGGACTGGGGTTGTTGATCCGGTTGATCCGGAAGATCCAACGAAGCCGATTGACCCGTTAGATCCGAGTAATCCAACTGATCCGGGAACTGGTAACACTGGTTCACTGACAATGGATTACGTCTCTTCTGTTAATTTCGGCCAGCATGAGGTAGCAACGACGGAACAAAGCTATTCCTCGACTTCCAGAAAGCCATTTATTCAAGTATCTGACCGTCGTGGAACTGGCGCTGGTTGGAAAGTTACGGCAACAGCAACAGCATTCCAAAACGAAGATGGAGCGGCTTCTCTATCAGGAGCAAAACTATCATTTAAAAACGGAGAAACTGCTTCTGCAAGTACAACGACTTCAACACCAACTGCAGCGCAAACAGTCGAACTACCAACAGATGGGACGTCGATCGTAAATGTTGTTTCCGCGAAAGCATCAGAAGGTATGGGAACATGGATTAATCGCTGGTTTGGCGCTACGCCGAATGACGCAGCAAGTTTAAACGACAATGTACAGTTAACGATACCAGCAGGGAGCGCAACACTCGGAGACCATGAAGCAACAATCACATGGACATTATCTGACGCGCCAGGAGTTTAA
- a CDS encoding cryptochrome/photolyase family protein, translating into MTSVMWFRRDLRISDNKALYHACKEDDLILLFQVNPAQFITGSPSHQAFFASVAHFKQEIDQKAHLQIMFGEPMECLKQLQDKLPTWDKVFFNRDETGYGASRDEAAEAFFDKQGIVVHAFHDAYLHSAEEVKKPPTEYYKIFTPYFKKWREEIKEMPLKVTLKPENIRKESLFPKYEEPFAEMVRDLSVSDVGEQAANTLLASFIKEDLADYDKARDFPDLDKTSHLSRYLRTGEISIRTIWQALQQTEATEGRATFEKELCWRDFYNMIYVSFPNQKNEPIQGNYRLIEWDNNRDFFKKWQDGQTGFPLVDAAMRQLKETGWMHNRLRMITASFLTKDLLIDWRFGEKYFQQMLIDYDPASNIGGWQWAASTGTDAVPYFRIFNPTTQSEKFDPAGQFIRTYVKELADLPDKFIHQPEKMSETEQKEHGFILGKDYPFPIVDHKERRKLAIARYEFSKEHYRGNI; encoded by the coding sequence ATGACTTCGGTAATGTGGTTTCGGAGAGATCTCCGGATAAGTGATAATAAAGCGCTCTATCATGCTTGTAAAGAGGACGATTTGATTTTGTTATTCCAAGTGAATCCAGCACAATTTATCACAGGGAGTCCTAGCCATCAAGCCTTTTTTGCGAGTGTGGCGCATTTTAAACAAGAAATCGATCAGAAGGCTCATTTGCAAATCATGTTTGGCGAACCAATGGAATGTTTAAAACAACTGCAAGATAAGTTACCGACTTGGGATAAAGTATTCTTCAACCGTGATGAAACTGGCTACGGAGCAAGCCGAGATGAGGCTGCGGAAGCATTCTTTGATAAACAGGGAATCGTAGTCCACGCCTTCCACGATGCCTATCTTCACTCAGCCGAAGAAGTAAAAAAACCCCCCACAGAATACTACAAAATTTTCACTCCGTACTTTAAAAAATGGCGCGAAGAAATCAAAGAAATGCCATTAAAAGTCACATTAAAGCCGGAAAATATCAGGAAAGAAAGCTTGTTTCCAAAATACGAAGAACCGTTTGCGGAAATGGTCCGTGATTTATCCGTGTCTGATGTCGGCGAACAAGCTGCAAACACTCTGTTAGCGAGCTTTATTAAAGAAGATTTAGCGGATTACGATAAAGCGAGAGATTTTCCTGACCTCGATAAAACAAGTCATTTATCGCGTTATTTGCGGACAGGTGAAATTTCAATTCGGACGATTTGGCAGGCGCTTCAACAAACGGAAGCTACAGAAGGACGCGCGACTTTCGAAAAAGAGCTGTGTTGGCGCGATTTTTATAATATGATTTATGTGTCTTTTCCTAATCAAAAAAATGAGCCGATTCAGGGAAATTATCGTTTGATTGAATGGGATAACAACCGCGACTTTTTCAAAAAATGGCAAGACGGGCAAACGGGTTTTCCGCTTGTGGATGCAGCGATGCGCCAGTTGAAAGAAACGGGTTGGATGCATAATCGGCTAAGAATGATTACGGCTTCTTTTTTAACGAAAGATTTGCTGATTGATTGGCGTTTTGGCGAGAAATATTTTCAACAAATGCTGATTGATTATGACCCGGCGAGTAATATCGGCGGGTGGCAGTGGGCGGCTTCGACTGGAACGGACGCGGTGCCGTACTTTCGAATTTTTAATCCCACTACGCAATCAGAAAAATTTGATCCAGCGGGCCAATTTATTCGGACGTATGTAAAAGAGCTGGCGGATCTACCGGATAAATTTATCCATCAACCAGAGAAAATGTCTGAAACGGAGCAAAAAGAGCATGGTTTTATTTTAGGGAAGGATTATCCGTTTCCAATTGTTGACCATAAAGAACGGCGGAAATTAGCGATTGCACGATATGAGTTTAGTAAGGAGCACTACAGGGGAAATATATAG
- a CDS encoding formate/nitrite transporter family protein, whose product MDVENSPLMQKIDYSTRKKIDLVNNSILRYIVRAMLACLFLTLGTAVAVMIGDKVDHFAPGLGKITYAFMFSWSLVMIIYMNAELGTSNMMYMTTGVYQKIVKPGKALQILLLCIVCNLFGGILAGYLVSLTSVFHNLPADHFLFTAVSGKLEKAPLEIFVEGIFANIVVNTAVLCTLRMKDDAGKVIAMVFIIFIFAFLGFEHVIANFSSFSLAFFASGGTLAAMTAGNVTVNLVLALLGNFVGGGLVIGLGYAWLNRTKSIYKD is encoded by the coding sequence TTGGATGTGGAAAATAGTCCATTAATGCAGAAAATTGATTATAGTACGCGCAAAAAAATTGATTTAGTAAATAATAGTATTCTTCGTTATATCGTGCGCGCGATGTTAGCATGTTTATTCTTGACACTAGGGACTGCGGTTGCTGTAATGATTGGTGATAAAGTCGATCATTTTGCGCCAGGACTTGGTAAAATTACGTATGCATTTATGTTTAGTTGGTCGCTCGTTATGATTATTTATATGAATGCTGAGCTTGGTACTTCTAACATGATGTATATGACAACTGGTGTTTATCAAAAAATTGTTAAACCAGGAAAAGCATTACAAATTTTGCTTTTATGTATTGTTTGTAATTTATTTGGTGGAATTCTTGCAGGGTACTTAGTTTCCTTGACATCCGTTTTCCATAATTTACCTGCAGATCATTTCTTATTTACTGCCGTTAGCGGTAAACTAGAAAAAGCACCACTAGAAATTTTTGTGGAAGGTATTTTCGCTAATATTGTTGTAAATACCGCCGTGCTTTGTACGCTTCGAATGAAAGATGATGCTGGGAAAGTCATTGCGATGGTTTTCATTATTTTCATCTTCGCATTCTTAGGATTCGAGCACGTTATCGCCAACTTCTCCTCATTCTCATTAGCATTTTTCGCTTCTGGTGGAACACTTGCTGCAATGACAGCGGGCAATGTGACCGTCAATTTAGTACTTGCTTTACTTGGGAATTTTGTAGGTGGAGGCCTTGTAATCGGACTCGGCTATGCTTGGCTTAACCGAACGAAATCAATTTATAAAGACTAA
- a CDS encoding DAK2 domain-containing protein, which translates to MESESKRLLQSMLNGAAEVISKKDELNRINVFPVADGDTGSNLASLMQAIIDHVSPREYSTKELLEEVASAALIGARGNSGMIFAQYLTAVAESYHHFESTFDGLVQAFQKAVHKAYDALLDPKEGTILSVMKAWSEALAGTYEQEGSFHKSLLNAQIVAEKALINTEFQMPILRKNRLVDSGAKGFYYFIAGLTNAYCGGKVSAPISLVEKEQTEEHVHFETSEPVYRYCSEFIIKKAAISHQNLRELLAPKGDSLVIAGNETQIKIHIHTNEPQEVLKMLAEFGVMTYQKVDDMRLQYEVTKNPRAKIAIVTDSIADLPEAFLLEHQVHVLPMNILAGEENFLDKLTIGPALMQGKLAQQQRMSTAQPTIRTVDALLSFLENKYEHVLVIAVSAKLSGTFQLIKQRIKARDLSADWIRVVDSRLNSVAQGLLVKQTVELVESGETWEGISWKVEQLIERAFIYVAVADLSPMVQSGRIPRFLGKLAQKLSLFPIVSLDESGDGKLIGVSFSQKQSMKKIIKKVSKLQPKELAITHVSSERDAEIWQKQLEKKTGKTSYLVDSSAAIAISAGLGSVAVAGIKKEETK; encoded by the coding sequence ATGGAGTCTGAGAGTAAACGCCTATTACAAAGTATGCTGAACGGGGCAGCTGAAGTGATTAGTAAAAAAGACGAGCTGAATCGAATTAATGTGTTCCCTGTAGCAGACGGCGATACTGGTAGTAATTTAGCTTCGTTAATGCAAGCGATTATTGATCATGTTTCACCAAGAGAATATTCAACGAAAGAATTGCTCGAGGAAGTGGCTAGCGCGGCATTAATCGGGGCGCGCGGCAACTCGGGGATGATTTTTGCGCAATATTTAACGGCAGTTGCGGAAAGTTACCATCATTTTGAATCTACTTTTGATGGATTAGTTCAAGCGTTTCAAAAGGCTGTTCATAAAGCTTATGACGCTTTACTGGATCCAAAAGAAGGGACGATTTTATCGGTGATGAAAGCTTGGTCTGAGGCACTGGCTGGGACTTATGAACAAGAGGGCTCTTTTCATAAATCACTATTAAATGCGCAAATAGTTGCGGAAAAAGCTTTAATTAATACCGAATTTCAAATGCCCATTTTACGAAAAAACCGTTTAGTGGATTCGGGTGCGAAAGGTTTTTATTATTTTATCGCGGGGTTAACGAATGCTTATTGTGGTGGAAAGGTTTCTGCGCCAATCAGCTTAGTTGAAAAGGAGCAAACCGAAGAACACGTCCATTTTGAAACGAGCGAGCCGGTTTATCGTTATTGTTCTGAATTTATCATAAAAAAAGCAGCTATCTCACACCAAAACTTACGTGAACTTCTCGCACCAAAAGGGGATTCCCTTGTGATTGCGGGCAATGAAACGCAAATAAAAATACACATCCACACAAATGAACCTCAGGAAGTTTTAAAAATGCTCGCGGAATTTGGCGTGATGACGTATCAAAAAGTGGATGATATGCGGCTTCAATATGAAGTAACGAAAAACCCCCGCGCGAAGATTGCGATTGTGACTGATTCGATTGCTGATTTGCCAGAAGCATTTTTACTTGAACATCAAGTGCATGTCTTGCCGATGAATATTTTGGCGGGGGAGGAAAACTTTCTTGATAAATTAACGATTGGACCGGCGCTTATGCAAGGGAAACTCGCGCAACAACAGCGAATGAGTACAGCGCAACCAACGATTCGTACGGTGGATGCGTTGCTATCGTTTTTAGAAAATAAATATGAGCATGTACTTGTGATTGCGGTTTCGGCTAAACTAAGTGGGACTTTTCAATTAATCAAACAACGAATAAAAGCGCGCGATTTATCTGCGGACTGGATACGCGTGGTTGATTCGAGGCTGAACTCGGTCGCGCAAGGACTTTTAGTGAAGCAAACGGTGGAATTAGTTGAATCTGGGGAAACCTGGGAAGGCATTTCTTGGAAAGTCGAGCAATTAATCGAGCGGGCGTTTATTTATGTCGCAGTTGCCGATTTGTCACCAATGGTGCAATCTGGCAGAATTCCGCGGTTTTTAGGCAAGTTAGCGCAAAAATTATCGCTATTTCCGATTGTGAGCTTGGATGAGTCCGGGGACGGGAAACTGATTGGCGTATCCTTTAGTCAAAAACAAAGCATGAAAAAAATCATTAAAAAAGTAAGTAAATTACAACCGAAAGAGCTTGCTATTACGCATGTTTCTTCAGAACGTGATGCGGAAATTTGGCAGAAGCAACTGGAAAAGAAAACGGGGAAAACGAGCTATCTTGTGGATAGTTCGGCAGCAATTGCCATTAGTGCTGGACTTGGAAGTGTCGCGGTCGCCGGGATTAAAAAGGAGGAAACAAAATGA
- a CDS encoding DUF916 and DUF3324 domain-containing protein codes for MKKSFLSLLFIVPLLVTCSNLTEAKAAEGDVGYSVQAKIPANQIDKRQTYFDLKMKPKQKQTVEIEVMNSSNEEIQVEASVNYASTNRTGVIDYTKNDLSKKDKSLKYPLPELAKISDDQKHLTIPVNGKKTVQVMIEMPEESIDGVVLGAVEFKKKNTTETKKAKGVSLKNEYSYIVGMQLSETDKQVKPHMNLLRIKPTLINYHTAVAATLQNNQPVIIKNLSIDAKVYQQNSDKMLYQTKKANMTMAPNSNFDFGIDWGNKPLKEGKYRLKMTATNGVETWNWDENFTIGKEGQDLNNEAVDLQQTNEWLYVAIAAGVLLVLLLIILVIRKRRKEQ; via the coding sequence TTGAAGAAAAGTTTTCTTAGTTTATTGTTCATTGTTCCATTATTAGTAACATGCAGTAATTTGACAGAAGCAAAAGCGGCAGAAGGGGATGTTGGCTATTCCGTACAGGCTAAAATCCCTGCCAATCAAATAGATAAAAGACAAACCTATTTCGATTTAAAAATGAAACCAAAGCAAAAACAAACCGTAGAAATCGAAGTAATGAATAGCTCAAACGAAGAAATTCAAGTGGAAGCATCAGTCAACTACGCATCCACCAATCGAACAGGTGTCATTGATTATACGAAAAATGATCTTTCTAAAAAAGATAAAAGTTTAAAATATCCACTTCCAGAACTAGCTAAAATATCAGACGACCAAAAACACCTAACTATACCCGTAAATGGCAAAAAAACAGTTCAGGTTATGATTGAAATGCCAGAAGAATCCATAGACGGTGTCGTTTTGGGCGCAGTAGAGTTCAAAAAGAAAAATACAACCGAGACGAAAAAAGCAAAAGGTGTCTCGCTGAAAAATGAATACTCCTATATTGTTGGTATGCAGCTATCTGAAACCGACAAACAAGTTAAACCACATATGAATTTACTACGTATCAAACCAACGTTAATTAACTACCACACAGCAGTAGCCGCCACATTACAAAACAACCAACCTGTCATTATCAAAAATTTAAGTATCGATGCAAAAGTCTACCAACAAAATTCGGATAAAATGCTCTATCAAACGAAAAAAGCAAACATGACGATGGCGCCGAATTCCAATTTTGATTTTGGGATTGACTGGGGGAATAAACCGCTAAAAGAAGGTAAATACAGATTAAAAATGACTGCAACGAATGGCGTTGAAACATGGAATTGGGACGAAAACTTCACGATTGGCAAAGAAGGACAAGATTTAAATAATGAGGCCGTTGATTTACAACAAACGAACGAATGGCTGTATGTTGCGATTGCGGCGGGCGTGTTACTTGTGTTACTGCTTATTATTCTCGTCATTAGAAAACGAAGAAAAGAACAATAA
- a CDS encoding DUF1269 domain-containing protein yields MKKEKTVLIMNFDEESISYQAFSEMKRLHQERKIIGYQMAVVKHEPGNKLVAQDFLDFTGADKNMKDSLIGMLIGILGGPFGILIGWMVGAIVGSMQDAGEVKNALSVFERTLKTIPEGSTGVILIATEQELANVNDVAMDELHGRVQRMDEAIVAQEIKSAQETEGKAKDSAKKHWFGK; encoded by the coding sequence ATGAAAAAAGAAAAAACAGTGTTAATTATGAATTTTGATGAAGAAAGTATTTCTTACCAAGCTTTCTCAGAAATGAAAAGATTGCACCAAGAGCGCAAAATTATTGGTTATCAAATGGCGGTTGTAAAACATGAGCCAGGAAATAAACTTGTTGCACAAGATTTTCTTGATTTTACTGGTGCCGATAAAAATATGAAAGATAGCCTTATTGGGATGTTAATTGGTATTTTAGGTGGACCATTCGGAATTTTAATCGGTTGGATGGTTGGCGCAATCGTTGGTTCTATGCAAGACGCTGGTGAAGTAAAAAATGCTTTAAGCGTATTCGAAAGAACGTTAAAAACGATTCCAGAAGGCTCTACAGGCGTTATCCTTATTGCAACAGAACAAGAATTAGCAAATGTAAACGACGTAGCAATGGATGAGTTACATGGTCGTGTGCAACGTATGGATGAAGCAATCGTAGCCCAAGAAATCAAAAGCGCACAAGAAACAGAAGGAAAAGCAAAAGATTCCGCTAAAAAACATTGGTTTGGTAAATAA
- a CDS encoding DUF1295 domain-containing protein, protein MYGIVALALLVYFVLWFIISKIKGKYSLVDIAWGGGFVVVAWTGFLTTFSVTAQSMTILILVTIWGVRLFWHLARRNWNKPEDYRYVNMRKRWGTTLVNLKAFLNVFVLQGVLLFIIALPITHSFANEAETFAWWQMLGIVIWIIGFIFEVGGDLQLENFKKNPANKGKLLTTGFWSVTRHPNYFGEALSWWGVFLVALTQMTDFWLITSPIVITLLLLFVSGVPLLEKKYQGRKDFEAYANKTSKFFPFIGKKGL, encoded by the coding sequence ATGTATGGAATAGTAGCACTCGCTTTACTTGTTTATTTTGTACTTTGGTTTATTATTTCGAAAATAAAAGGCAAGTATTCGCTCGTTGATATTGCTTGGGGCGGGGGATTTGTTGTTGTCGCTTGGACAGGATTTTTAACTACTTTTAGCGTAACTGCCCAAAGTATGACCATTCTTATTTTAGTTACGATATGGGGTGTGCGTTTGTTTTGGCATTTGGCGCGCCGTAATTGGAATAAGCCAGAAGATTACCGTTACGTCAATATGCGCAAACGTTGGGGGACGACACTCGTTAATTTGAAAGCCTTTCTGAATGTCTTTGTGCTGCAAGGGGTACTATTATTTATTATCGCTTTGCCGATTACGCATAGTTTTGCTAATGAAGCCGAAACCTTTGCTTGGTGGCAAATGCTCGGTATCGTTATTTGGATTATTGGCTTTATTTTTGAAGTTGGCGGGGATCTGCAATTAGAGAACTTTAAAAAGAATCCAGCGAATAAAGGAAAACTATTAACAACCGGTTTTTGGTCAGTTACGCGGCATCCAAATTATTTCGGGGAAGCACTTAGCTGGTGGGGCGTATTTTTAGTCGCATTAACGCAAATGACAGATTTCTGGTTGATTACGAGCCCGATTGTTATCACGTTATTACTACTGTTTGTTTCAGGTGTCCCTTTACTAGAGAAAAAATATCAAGGTCGAAAAGATTTCGAAGCTTACGCGAACAAAACATCCAAATTTTTCCCTTTTATTGGTAAAAAAGGTCTGTAG
- the metX gene encoding homoserine O-acetyltransferase MetX — translation MTLQQKELFQKSPLLLENGETLSPVLVGYETYGTLSESRDNCILLEHALTGTAHAAKHFEDDAPGWWDDYIGPGKTIDTDKYFLVCTNVFGGCSGTTGPSSINPKTGESFRLQFPGFSIKDIIKVQRELLEQLGVTRIVSVIGGSMGGMQATEWAIDYADITDSIINIASPLAAGPDAIGYNLIMRMAILNDPDFNGGNYVGQPEGGLATARMVGMMTYRTSELFSKRFERFTVAESSPAAFSKEHFQIESYLQYQGDTFVERFDANSYLYLTKAIDLFDVTAPAKDDLPAFSKIKIPYLLIGITTDQLFRIHDLRRGYELLKEWDVPVTYHEVASEYGHDAFLVEKEVPKFEPLIRSFLSNLPVKSI, via the coding sequence GTGACCTTACAACAAAAAGAACTATTTCAAAAAAGTCCTCTTCTACTTGAAAACGGAGAAACTTTAAGCCCAGTTTTAGTTGGCTATGAGACATACGGGACACTTTCTGAGTCACGCGATAATTGTATTTTGTTAGAACATGCACTCACTGGGACCGCTCATGCGGCGAAACATTTTGAAGATGATGCACCTGGTTGGTGGGATGATTATATCGGACCGGGCAAAACGATAGATACGGATAAATATTTCCTCGTTTGCACGAATGTGTTTGGTGGTTGCAGTGGCACGACCGGACCTTCTTCTATTAATCCCAAAACAGGCGAATCTTTCCGATTACAATTTCCCGGTTTTTCGATTAAAGATATTATTAAAGTGCAGCGTGAACTTTTGGAGCAGCTTGGTGTTACGCGGATTGTTTCAGTGATTGGCGGATCGATGGGCGGGATGCAGGCGACAGAATGGGCGATTGATTATGCGGATATTACAGATAGTATTATCAATATCGCCTCCCCACTTGCTGCCGGACCTGACGCGATTGGTTATAACTTGATTATGCGCATGGCGATTTTGAATGATCCTGACTTTAATGGCGGTAATTATGTTGGTCAACCTGAGGGCGGGCTTGCGACTGCTAGAATGGTCGGGATGATGACTTACCGAACGAGTGAGCTATTCTCGAAACGTTTTGAACGCTTCACTGTCGCCGAATCTTCCCCGGCCGCTTTCTCAAAAGAGCATTTTCAAATCGAGTCGTATTTGCAATATCAAGGCGATACTTTTGTCGAGCGGTTTGACGCGAATAGTTATTTGTATTTAACGAAAGCAATTGATTTATTTGACGTTACGGCGCCTGCGAAAGACGATTTGCCTGCTTTTTCGAAAATCAAAATTCCGTATTTGCTTATCGGCATTACAACCGATCAACTTTTCCGGATTCACGATTTACGCCGTGGCTACGAACTTTTAAAAGAATGGGATGTGCCGGTTACTTACCATGAAGTGGCTTCCGAATACGGCCATGACGCTTTCTTAGTCGAAAAAGAAGTACCGAAATTCGAACCATTAATCCGCTCATTTTTAAGCAATTTACCTGTTAAAAGCATATAA
- a CDS encoding DUF2177 family protein — translation MTQFLKLFLTSAVIFLVFDLFWLLVASKKMYQQFIGELMGDVRLAPAVIFYVIYVVGVTFFVLIPGTEKGSLGYTILAGALFGLVCYATYDLTNLATLKDWPITMTIIDLVWGTTVTTVTAVIVYFINLHFFTGAGS, via the coding sequence ATGACGCAGTTTTTAAAGCTATTTTTAACGAGTGCAGTAATTTTCTTGGTGTTTGATCTTTTTTGGTTACTCGTAGCTTCTAAGAAAATGTATCAACAATTTATAGGGGAGTTAATGGGGGATGTTCGCTTAGCCCCGGCAGTTATATTTTATGTTATTTATGTTGTGGGTGTTACGTTTTTCGTATTAATACCTGGAACGGAGAAAGGGAGCCTAGGATACACGATACTAGCGGGAGCTTTATTTGGCTTAGTTTGTTATGCGACGTATGATTTGACGAACTTGGCTACTTTAAAAGATTGGCCGATTACGATGACAATAATCGACCTTGTTTGGGGAACGACTGTAACGACTGTGACCGCAGTGATTGTTTACTTTATTAACCTGCACTTCTTCACGGGGGCAGGTTCGTGA